The following proteins are encoded in a genomic region of Struthio camelus isolate bStrCam1 chromosome 3, bStrCam1.hap1, whole genome shotgun sequence:
- the MAP3K21 gene encoding mitogen-activated protein kinase kinase kinase 21 isoform X1: MALPGAGAAAGGGPSPLWTALYDYEASGEDELSLRRGDVVEVLSQDAAVSGDDGWWAGKIRHRLGIFPANYVTRQPRGAAAAGGGSGGGGRGDAAGSLTEIDFQHLELQEIIGVGGFGKVYRATWRGREVAVKAARQDPDEDITATAESVRQEAKLFSMLKHPNIIALHGVCLREPNLCLVMEFARGGSLNRALAAAAAPGSPAGAARGGRRIPPHILVNWAVQIARGMLYLHDEAIVPILHRDLKSSNILLLEKMEHDDICNKTLKITDFGLAREWHRTTKMSAAGTYAWMAPEVIKSSLFSKGSDIWSYGVLLWELLTGEVPYRGIDGLAVAYGVAVNKLTLPIPSTCPEPFAKLMKECWEQDPHIRPSFALILEQLTAIEGAVMTEMPQESFHSMQDDWKLEIQQIFNELRTKEKELRSREEELTRAALQQKCQEELLKRREQQLAEREIDVLERELNIMIFQLNQEKPNVKKRKGKFKRSRLKLKDGHRISLPSDFQHKITVQASPNLDKRRSLNSNSSSPSSSPTIIPRLRAIQLISKTDTHTANGRRNSVYVYQQDVDITSEYELPSGVMKKVTSDESNRTWGRSTTCHQEEFEDVKRSFKKRGCTWGPSSVQTKDHADCKDKIRPLSDGSNPWSTLLMKNQKGVPLASLFADQGAYTDKRPLPEGLETKRPKPIKLPNQAYINLPLWKDDQGENTVEHESFEEGTSVSSTNSTPQMTPTNSLSRTLQKKKTDSVLYGCAVLLASVALGLDIRELNKSQGPDELLLKDEKKKRDGLFQRASKFRRSASPTRLQSKKEETSSPSLNPAANTVNLLSMPSISTKCLLQSDNEDAFVSTVLGDCDPCSSTDEFLSKTSESKRERWLRLDPNTFSTPLKNQPFSLCLKQESENVPNDSFSKLSVLSHRRTLSDGNNFQTTANGFASTNDVSKLPVLSVTGTLHSPPAQQRSNHIGISSEKQRAVNIISRPRPSSVRSKIDAWQILPRIIKPNSKDPEYLEGNIGPNVNSLPDTEERTNCHVPSLLDVDVEGQNRDCTVPLCRMKSKACRPSIYELEREFLS; the protein is encoded by the exons ATGGCTctgccgggcgccggggcggcggccggcggggggccgagCCCGCTGTGGACGGCGCTGTACGACTACGAAGCGAGCGGCGAGGACGAGCTGAGCCTGCGGCGGGGGGACGTGGTGGAGGTGCTGTCGCAGGACGCGGCCGTGTCCGGCGACGACGGTTGGTGGGCGGGGAAGATCCGCCACCGCCTCGGCATCTTCCCCGCCAACTACGTgacccgccagccccgcggcgcggcggcggcgggcggcggcagcggcggcggcgggcggggggacgcggcgggcAGCCTGACGGAGATCGACTTCCAGCACCTGGAGCTGCAGGAGATCATCGGCGTGGGGGGCTTCGGCAAGGTGTACCGGGCCACCTGGCGGGGCCGCGAGGTGGCCGTGAAGGCGGCGCGGCAGGACCCCGACGAGGACATCACGGCCACGGCCGAGAGCGTGCGGCAGGAGGCCAAGCTCTTCTCCATGCTGAAGCACCCCAACATCATCGCGCTGCACGGCGTCTGCCTGCGGGAGCCCAACCTCTGCCTCGTCATGGAGTTCGCCCGCGGCGGGTCCCTCAACCGggccctggccgccgccgccgcgccggggtccccggccggggccgcccgcgggggccgccgcaTCCCCCCGCACATCCTGGTGAACTGGGCGGTGCAGATCGCCCGCGGCATGCTCTACCTGCACGACGAGGCCATCGTCCCCATCCTGCACCGGGACCTCAAGTCGAGCAACA TTTTGTTGCTAGAGAAGATGGAACATGATGACATTTGCAATAAAACTTTGAAGATTACAGACTTTGGTTTGGCTAGAGAATGGCACAGAACAACCAAAATGAGTGCAGCAGGAACCTATGCATGGATGGCTCCAGAAGTTATCAAGTCCTCcctgttttctaaaggaagtgATATCTGGAG TTATGGAGTGTTGCTGTGGGAACTGCTTACAGGAGAAGTTCCTTATCGAGGCATTGATGGACTTGCTGTGGCTTATGGAGTTGCTGTCAATAAGCTTACCTTGCCCATTCCATCCACCTGTCCTGAACCATTTGCAAAACTAATGAAAG AATGCTGGGAGCAGGATCCTCATATCCGACCATCGTTTGCCTTAATTCTTGAACAGCTTACTGCCATTGAGGGGGCAGTTATGACTGAAATGCCTCAAGAATCTTTCCATTCCATGCAAGATGACTGGAAATTGGAGATTCAGCAGATATTCAATGAATTGAGGACCAAGGAAAAA GAGCTGCGATCACGAGAAGAGGAGTTGACAAGGGCAGCTCTTCAGCAAAAATGTCAAGAAGAATTACTCAAGCGCCGTGAGCAACAGTTAGCAGAACGTGAGATCGATGTACTGGAGCGTGAGCTGAATATCATGATATTCCAGTTAAATCAAGAGAAACCAAATGTAAAGAAGAGGAAGGGCAAATTTAAAAGAAGCCGTTTAAAACTTAAAGATGGACATAGAATAAGTTTGCCTTcag ATTTCCAGCACAAAATAACAGTGCAGGCATCCCCCAATCTGGATAAGAGGAGGAGTTTAAACAGTAACAGCTCTAGTCCCTCCAGTAGCCCCACAATAATTCCTCGTCTTCGAGCTATACAGT tgatttccAAAACAGATACACACACAGCTAATGGCCGAAGAAACAGTGTATATGTGTACCAGCAAGATGTAGATATCACAAGTGAATATGAACTTCCCAGTGGGGTTATGAAAAAAG TAACTTCAGATGAAAGCAACAGAACTTGGGGAAGAAGCACAACTTGCCACCAGGAAGAGTTTGAAGATGtgaagagaagttttaaaaagagAGGTTGTACGTGGGGACCAAGTTCAGTTCAAACAAAGGATCATGCAGATTGTAAGGACAA AATAAGACCCCTTTCAGATGGCAGCAACCCTTGGTCAACCCTTTTAATGAAAAATCAGAAGGGTGTTCCTTTAGCTTCACTATTTGCGGACCAAG GTGCCTATACTGATAAGAGACCTCTCCCTGAAGGTTTGGAGACTAAAAGACCAAAGCCAATTAAGCTGCCGAATCAGGCCTACATTAATCTACCTCTATGGAAGGATGATCAGGGAGAGAATACAGTAGAACATGAAAGCTTTGAAGAAGGGACCTCTGTTAGTTCTACAAATAGTACTCCTCAAATGACACCTACAAACAGTCTGAGCAGAACACTGCAGAAGAAGAAGACTGATTCAGTGCTGTATGGGTGTGCAGTTCTTCTTGCATCTGTTGCCCTAGGCTTAGATATTAGAGAGCTGAACAAATCACAAGGTCCAGATGAACTCTTGCTAAAGGATGAGAAGAAGAAGCGTGATGGACTATTTCAACGTGCTTCAAAATTTCGCAGGAGTGCCAGTCCTACAAGGTTGCAGTCCAAGAAGGAGGAAACAAGTAGCCCATCCCTAAATCCAGCTGCAAATACTGTGAATCTTCTTTCTATGCCTTCCATTTCCACAAAATGCCTACTTCAGTCTGACAATGAAGATGCTTTTGTAAGCACTGTGCTTGGTGATTGCGATCCGTGTAGTTCCACTGATGAATTTCTATCCAAAACTTCTGAAAGTAAGAGAGAACGGTGGTTACGGCTGGATCCTAATACATTTTCTACACCGTTAAAGAATCAACCTTTTAGTCTTTGCCTGAAACAAGAATCTGAAAATGTACCAAATGATTCTTTCTCGAAGTTAAGTGTGTTAAGTCACAGACGAACCTTATCAGATGGGAACAATTTTCAGACCACAG CTAATGGATTTGCTTCAACTAACGATGTCTCCAAGCTACCAGTGCTGTCGGTTACTGGAACTCTACATTCTCCACCTGCTCAGCAAAGaagcaatcacattggtatttcatctgaaaaacaaagagcTGTCAATATCATATCAAGGCCTCGACCTTCTTCTGTTAGAAGTAAAATTGATGCATGGCAGATTCTTCCACGTATTATTAAACCAAACTCTAAAGACCCAGAATATTTAGAGGGCAATATAGGTCCAAATGTTAACTCCTTACCAGATACTGAGGAAAGAACTAACTGCCACGTTCCTTCGTTACTTGATGTTGATGTAGAAGGTCAAAATAGAGACTGTACTGTGCCTTTGTGTAGAATGAAGAGCAAAGCTTGTCGACCGTCTATATACGAACTGGAGAGAGAGTTTCTGTCTTGA